CTTCACCAACCCGAGCATGGTGCCGCCGCAGAACATCAGGACGACGATCAACTCCAGGGGCGCGAAGGACACGACGATTATGGTCCCGGAGAAGCACCTTCCCCTTGTCATGCCGCTGAAATACATCGGGATTGACGAAGACACGCTGAACAAGCTCGACGCGATCCTGACCCCCCGGGTGAACGCCGGCTATTCGCGAAACGACGACCCGTCGACCGCTCCGGTCCAGGTGGATCCGGTGCGCGGCTTCGACCCGGCGGAGGTCACCGCGCCGGCCAACCAGGCGACGTTCGGCGGCGGCGCCGATCCGTTCTCGCAGATCCTCAGTGGTGCCATGTCCGTGTTGTCGCACGGCGCGGGACAGGCTGACCACTGAATCCGAACCGACGGACGTGATGTGATGCCGATGATACTGGGGCCTCAGTCATCCATTCTCTCGATGCTGCATGGACGTGCCAGCCTGCGACCCAACGATTTAGCATTCACTTTTACCAATTACGAGCACGATTGGGAGGGTGTTCCCGAGAGGCTCACGTGGTCGCAATTATCCCGCCGAACGTTGAGTGTGGCACGCGAACTCAGCCTTCATGGGTCGGTCGGAGACAGGGCGGTAATCCTGGCTCCCCAGAGCCTGGATTATATTGCGGCGTTCCTGGGATCCATGCAGGCTGGGCTGATCGCGGTTCCGCTCCCGTTGCCGCACCGCGGCTCGAGTCACGAGCGGGTGAGTGCGGTCGTGGCCGATACGTCGCCCTCAGTTGTTCTCACCACGTCCGCGGTCGCGGAAGACATCACCGACTATGTCGACCACGCACGCCTGGACGCGGTCCCCAAGATCTTCGAAATCGATTCGATGAACCTGGATGTCGATGACGGAACAAGCGTTCGGACAACCGATTTGCCCAGCACGGCGTATTTGCAGTACAGCTCGGGTTCAACCCGGCTGCCAACCGGAGTCATGCTCTCGCATCGCAACCTCCAGGTGAACTTCGAGCAGCTGATGCGCAGCTTTTTCGCGGGCTCGAAAGTCCCGTCCGACGCCTCGATTGTGTCGTGGTTGCCCTTCTACCATGACATGGGTTTGGTGCTGGGGGTCTGCGCACCGATCCTGAGCGGCCATCGCGCCGAGCTGACGAGCCCGGTTTCGTTCTTGGAAAGGCCGGCCCGGTGGGTGCGATCCCTGGCCGAGAATCCTCATGCGTGGTCGTCGGCGCCTAACTTCGCCTTTGACTTGGCCGCCCGCAAGACAACCGACGATGACCTGGCCGGGCTCGACCTCGGTGGGGTGCTGGGCATCATCAGCGGTGCCGAACGTGTCGAGCCGGCCACCTTGCGGCGCTTCGTCGATCGGTTCGCGCACTTCAATTTTCGGGATCACATGATGCGTCCGTCGTATGGCTTGGCGGAGGCGACCGTCTTCGTGGCGACGGGCACCTGGAGCGAATCGTCGCCGGCAGCTCACTTCGATGTCGGAGAACTGGGCGCCGGCCGCGTTCGGCGGTGTGCGCCCGGGACCGGCACGGGGCTGGTCAAATACAGAGTGCCGCAATCACCCACGCTGCGGATCGTCGACGGTGACACACGCCGCGAGTGCGCGCCGCACGTGGTCGGTGAGATCTGGGTACATGGCGAGAACGTCGCCGAGGGTTACTGGCGCAAACCCCCCAAAGAGCAGCGCTGCTTCGGCGCAACGCTCGTCGACCCTTCGCCGGGCACGCCTGACGGGCCGTGGCTACGAACCGGCGACCTGGGTTTCATCGACGAGGGTGAGCTGTTCATTGTCGGCCGCATCAAGGACCTGTTGATCATCCGCGGGCGTAACCACTATCCCGAGGATATCGAGGCGACGGTCCAAGAGATCACCCGTGGCCGGGTCGCCGCGATATCGGTCCCGGTGAACAGCACCGAGCAGCTGGTCACCATCATCGAGCTCAAGAAGCGAAGCCACTCCGACGAGGACGCGATGCGCTGGCTCAGCGAGGTCAAGAGCGATGTCACCTCCGCGATCTCCAACGCGCACGGCCTAAATATCGGGGACCTCGTCCTGGTGCCGGCCGGGTCGATTCCCACGACGACGAGCGGCAAGATCCGGCGCGCCGCCTGCGTCGAGCAGTACTGCGAAGACCGATTCACCCGGTTGGACGCCGAGGACTAAGCCAAGCCGGCCTGGGTGGTTCCCGGTGGGGGCTGGTTCTTGCTGGGCGACGAGCTGTACATATCTGAGAAGAACCTGAGTCGGCAGGGTTTTCGGTGGGCAATGGGTGATCACTTCAGTAAATGCGTGGTCCAGCAATCCGTTCAGGGTCGCAAAACAGCTGCTAGCCATGCTGCGCCCATGTGCGATAGCAATCTCGACCCGACACCCCAATAGTTCAGCGTGAAACTACCCATCGGTAGCAAACGGGGCCGCGCCCACCCGCCACTCAAGATAACTGCACCCATTGCTACCAGAATGTTTCACACCACATACCGCAAATTCCCGAATTTGCTGCAACCCACACCACCCGCGCAAATCCGACAAGGCACGGTAACCCCGCACCACCAAAGAACAAACGCAAGAAAAAACCGAATCGGCCCCCGACCGTAGCGATCGGCTGCCGGCACAATCCCGCGTCATCAAGCTGGACATCTCGAACACCACCACCGATCACACATGCGGACAGCAGCGTCAGCCGATCACGGCCAGCGGCCGCTGGAATCCAGCAGCCGGGATAGCCCGGCACTGCAGGGCCAGTCCCCGACCGGCCAACAGCACCACCCAGCCACGGGGCATAGCGGCGGTAAACATTTTAAGAACACCAATAATTCCCGGCACGTTTTATGCGAATCTTTTGCTGCAAAATCCCCCTCACCACAATCAATTACCGGCATTAATGCGCGATTTCCTCAACATATTTCTCAGATATGTTCACCCCTGTTGCTAACCAAAAACACACCCTGAACCAGATCAAAAGTCCCAGCACCCAAGTTTTTTAAATACGGGCCGGACACCTCGTTTTATCGGTCATGACAGAAAGGCGCGCAGATGAAACGTAAACAACACAGCACCCGGCGAAACCGCCGCTCGCTCAACACGAAAGCGCCCCGCCGCAGCCGGGTAGTCGGCGTGGGCACCGCCGCCGGCGCCTTCCTGACCGCCGCGATGACCCCCATCGCCGCCGCACCCCCGGCCCGGGCTGGGGTGCTCGACACGATCATCGACCCCATCATCCAACCCGTGATCGGGACCGTCAGCGAAGGAATTAATGCGGGTACCACGGCCCTTGCGGGCATTGGTGCGGGTAGCACGGCGGCCATCGATGGTATTGCTGCTGGCTCGGCTGCCTTCGAAGGCATTCATACCGCCGCCCTCGCGGGCATCACCAACAGCCTCAACATGAGCGCCGCCGTCTTCAACGCCGGCGCGCTGAGCGCTGTTGTCCCTGCGGGTGAGAGTCCCGCCGCTGTGCTGAATAACCTCATTTATGGCGGGTTCGACAATTTCTATAACGCGATTTACTCGGCCGGCCAGGACTGGATCGCCAGCCCGCTCGGTCAAGCGGTGGACGGGCCACTCAATGCACCGTTCGTCGCCTTATTCGGACGCGATCTCATCGGCAATGGTGTCGGCGGAGCGCCGATCCAAAACACCTCGCCGTTAGGGGCACAGCTGCCCGTCGGCAATCTCCACGACGGCGGATTTTTGTTCGGTGACGGTGCCAATGGCGCGGCCGGTACCGCCACTCACCCCGCCGGCTATCTGGGCGGTTCCGCCGGGCTGATCGGCAACGGCGGCGCCGGCGGTGCGGGCCTCAACGGTGTCGGCGGCGGATCTAACAGCATGGGCGGTGCTGGTGGTGTCGGTGGCTTCCTGATGGGTAACGGCGGTGCCGGTGGTGTCGGCGGCATAGCTACGGGTGGCAGGTCCGGTTACGGTGGCGCTGGTGGGAACGCCGGCTGGTTGTTCGGCAACGGCGGTGCCGGTGGCGCCGGCGGCGCCGCCAACCCCAGCGGCGGTTACGGCGGGGTCGGCGGCGCTGGAGGGAACGCCGCCCAGCTGGTCGGCAACGGCGGCTCCGGTGGTTCAGCCCCGAACAACATCTACGGCAACGGTTATTACCTTCCTGGCAGACCCGGTGGTGCCGGCGGTCTGGGCGGGCTGTTAGCCGGTAACGGTGGCGCTGGCGGCAATGGCGGCGCCGCTACTCCCGGCTTCCCCAGCTACCGGGGCGGCGCTGGTGGTGCCGGCGGCATCGCCGGGATCCTCGGCCAGATCGGTGCGGCCGGCGCCCCCGGAGCGCCCGGCTAATACCCCCTTGAGCGGAATGGCTTCTGCACGCCCACGAACACCCAGACCACAGACAGCAAAGGAACAACACCCATGCAACAGCCCACAGCCCTCCGACCCCTCGTCACCGCGGGCGCCGCGGCAGTAGGTGCCAGCCTGATCGCCCTCACCCCGACGGTCTCCAATGATGTCGCCTCTGACCTGCAGCGCAGCGCGGTCACTATCCAACAGCGTGCAGTAGAGCTGACCGATGACGTCGTGAACCCGCTCCAAACCTGGCTTGACGTCTTCACGACCGCGGGCACCAACCTGCAGACGATTTTCAACGCTGCGACCAAGATCCCTCTTCCGGTCCTGCAGCAATTGGCCGCGAACGGGGTTGACTACGCGAGCATCTATGTTGGTGCGTACCAAACTGCCGCGACTGCCGCGGCTGAATTCTACGGCGGAACGGCGAGCAACGACTTTTTCCCGATGCTGGCAGGTGTGGCCACCGCGCTTCAGGAGCCCAACTATCCCACCGCATTCGAGGGCCTGGCAAACGCTCTCTGGGCGGACCCAATGATTGAGATATTCCAGCCGCTCGAAAATATCCTGGATATCCCTACAGATATCAGTCAGAATTTCGCAAACCTCGTCGCGTTTCTAGATTATCGATTTCTTGCGATTATTGGAGGATTTTTTATCTGGCTGATGCCCGATAGTCTCGCGCAGGGTTTCGGTGAGAGTGTTCAGGCTACGTACGATGCGTTCTCCTCGGGAAACCTGATGGGGGGGCTGACCAATTTGGTCAATCTCCCGGGCGCGTTCGCGCAGCAATTCATTAACGGAGTCCCTGAGACTCCCGGCATCCTCACACCCACTATCGGATTACTAAGCTATTCTGTGGACCTCATCCCCCAAACCATGGCGGGCGATATCGTTGCTCCCGGTGCGACCAACATCGCGGAAGGCGGCAGTCTCTCCGCGGCGATCCAGGCCTTCTTTACCCAGGCGACCACTGGCTGGCCGCAGGAATGGCCATCTCTGCAGTTTATCGTCGATAATTTTGCGACTATCCTGCGTTCTTTCTGGGGCGCGACCACTGCCACTAGCGCAGCCAATGTGACTGGTGTGGCCGACTTTGCCACCGCGGCGTCGGCCGCCGGAGCTTTGTCGGCCGACATTGCTGGGCTAGCCCCCTCGATCGCGGCCGATCTCTCCGGCATTGCTCCGTCGATTGCGACGAACATCGCCGGGACGCTAGCGCCCGAATTCGGGACGCTCGCGGCCCACCTCCTCACGTCGCTGTTCTGAATTCTGGTGCGGGCCAACCCCGCCCAGCGCAGGCGGTAACCACGCCAGCGCTGGGCGGGCAAGCCCGGCCCACATGGGACCCGGTAACGGAGGTACCGATGAACACTGCCAACACTCTGGCCGACCTAGCACCGACAGAACGCTGGTGCCCACCGGGATTCGGTGAGAACGAAGCCGCCAGGGAAGCGTTAGGCGGTCGCGACGCGTGCGCGGGCGCCGCCCTGACCGCGGAGCGTCAGGAGGTCCTTGATTGGGCACAAGCACGCATCGATGAATTAATCGGCTTGACCGAAGCCAAAGAACACTTCAGGGTGTGGCGCACCGCACTGGAGAGCGACGGCGGCGCGATGATCTCCTGTGCAGAAAACCACATGGTGTTCCTGGGCGCACCGGGCACCGCGAAAAAAACATTCGCCCGAATCATCAGCGAAGTGCTCTTCGGATTGGGCACCCTCACCCGCCCACACGTCACCGAGGTCACCGCCCACGACCTCATCGTCGAGGGTGATCTGTTACGCAGCGCCGCCAAGATGAAAGACATCTGCGGCCAGGCCCGCGGTGGGGTGCTGTTCCTTGACGAGGCCCACCGGCTGGCCCCCAACACCGACAACGGTCCATGGGGGATAGAAGCGATCTATGCCCTATTGACGTGCATGGCGGCCTACCGCGACGACCTCGTGGTCATCCTCGCCGGCCACCCCCGCCCCATGCAAGACTTCCTGACCACCCACGCCGGGCTGGCCGCCCGATTCCCCACCACCATCACCTTCGCCAGCTACACCCCCGACGAAATCATCGCCCTCGGGCGCCGCATCGCCGGCAGGGAACAGCTTGTGGTGCACGACACGGCATGGGAACTGCTGCGCGTCGAAGCGGCCCGGCTGCGGTCGATCCCGTACGACAGCGCCACGCTGCGCGACGTCGCCGGCAACGCCCGCTACGCCCGGGAAGTCATCGAGGCCTGCCAACGCGTACGGGCCCGCAGACTGCACCGACGCGCACCCCACCGCCGCGACCTCGGACAACTCCTGTGCACCGACCCTAGTGTTCTGCACGTCAACACCACCGACATGGAACGCGCGATCACCGCATCACGCCCCGCCACAGCACTAGCAGCCTACCGACACCTCTACCCCAACACCGAAACCCACCAGCACAACACCTTCCCACAAACCCAACCCAACCACCGCTGACCCACCACCCACCCCACCCGAACACGTCAACCCACGCGACACCGCGGCTCGCCCCTAACCCCACACACTCGCCAGGCGCACAACAACAATAGGTCCGCGCCACACACATGGAAGGCTTTCCGGCGATCATTTTCAACAGCCGGCTCCGTGGGTCCGTCAGCTCCCCCAGATCGCCCATTCCGAGCGGCGGGTAAGTCGGGCCGGCTCGCGTGCGCGTGGGCGGGGTTGAACATAATGAGTTCAACCGCGCCGCCGCAAAGGAGACCCCGATGAGCACAGCCAGCACCGACCGCCCGCTGCGGGTGATCCAGTGGACGACCGGCAACATCGGGCGGCGTTCGCTGCACGCCATCATCGGCCGGCCCGACATGGAACTGGTCGGGGTGTACGCGCACGGGGCCGACAAGGTCGGCGTCGATGCCGCCGAACTTTCCGGCTGGCCGGAGCCGACCGGGGTGAAGGCCACCAACGACGTGGAAGCTCTGGTCGCGCTGGGCGCCGACGCGTGTTGCTATAACCCGTTGTGGCCCAATATCGACGAACTGGTGCGGCTGCTGGAATCGGGGGTCAACGTGTGTTCCAGCGCCGCCTGGATCACCGGCGGCAAGCAGACACCGCAGGACCGCAAGCGCATCGAGGACGCGTGCAAACGGGGCAACTCGACGATCTTCGGCAGCGGCGCGCATCCCGGGATGACGAACATGGTCGGCATGGCGCTGTCCGGCTCCTGCGAGCGCGTCGACGAGATCCGGATCACCGAGTCGGTGGACTGCTCGACCTACGAATCGGCGGAAACCCAGACGGCGATGGGATTCTCGCAGGACCCCGACACGCCAGGCCTGGCCGAGAGCGTGCGGCGGGAAAGCGAGGTCTTCGCCGAGTCGGCGGCGATGATGGCCGACGCGATCGGCGCGAGGCTGGATAAGATGACCTTCGACGTCACCTTCACCCCGGCCACCGCCGACTCCGACCTGGGCTTCATGAAAATCCCCGCCGGAACGATCGGCGGCGTCTACGGCTACCACCGCGGCTGGGAAGGCGACCGCAACGTCGTCAGCGTCGGATTCAACTGGACCATGGGCAGTCATGTCGTCCCGCCCAAACCGCTGGAGCACGGCCACGTCATCCAGGTGTTCGGGCTGCCCAACATGCGCACCGTGCTGCACTGCCTGCCGCCGAAGGACTGGACCGAGCCCGGCTTCATGGGCCTGGGCATGATCTACACCGCGATGCCGGTGACCAACGCGGTCCCGGCGGTGGTGGCCGCCAAACCCGGCATCGTGACGCTGGCCGATTTGCCGCCGGTCACCGGCCGGGTGGCGCGATAGATCCGCGATAGACCTATGTCGTTGCCCACAACGCAGGGGCCCCGAGGAACGCTTCCGTGCACTAAGGTTTAAGATGCTTAGCCGAGCAAAGGTTTCGTCGACAACCGGCCTTGTCGACGACGGCGGCGAGCGGAAGGCGGTCAGGTGAGGGCTAGACCACGTACCGGCGCCATAACCCGGGCCGTCAAGCGGGCGTGGATACCCCTGCTGCTGCTGGTCGTTCTGGCGGTCTCCACCTTGGTCGTCTCGCGGTTGCATAGGATCTTCGGCTCGCAGGACCTCAACGCGAACGCCGGCGCGGGGATCGAGATCGTCCAGTTCAACCCGAAGGTCGTCGTCTACGAGGTCTCCGGCCCACCCGGCACCACCGCGAACATCAATTACTGGGACGAGAACGCCAACACGCATCAGGTCAACGCGGCGCCGCTGCCGTGGTCGACCACGATCTCGACGACGCTGCCCGCGGTGAGCGCCAACATCATGGCGCAAGGTGACGGCAACCAAATCAGCTGCAAAATCACCGTGGACGGTGTGGTCCGCGAACAGCAAAACGCCGACGGCCACAATGCCCAGACCTTCTGCCTGGTGAAGTCCGCATGAGCGACCTGAACAGCAAGGGCGACTCCGACATTAAAGGCGCCGACGACTCCGAGGCCACGGGGCCGATCAAGGTCCAGAGTTCCGGGCGCCCCGAGCGCGGCCACTGGCCACTCATCCCGCACATGATCCGCTGGTTCGCGGTGCCGATCATCTTGGCCTGGGTGTTCATCACGGTCCTGGTGAACGTCATCGTTCCCCGATTGGAGGTCGTCAGCGAAGAGCACTCGGCGCCGATGACCCCCCTGGACGCGCCGTCCATGAAGGCGATGATGCTGCTGGGTCACAACTTCCACGAATTCGACTCCAACAGCACGGTCATGATCGTGCTGGAGGGTCAGCAACCCCTCGGCGACGACGCGCACCACTACTACGACAACCTGATTCGCCAACTGCGGCAGGATCCCAAGCACATCCAGCACATCCAGGACTTCTGGGGAGACCGGCTGACGGCCGCGGGAGCGCAGAGCGCCGACGGCAAGGGCGCCTACGTCATGCTGAACCTCGCCGGCAACCAGGGCACGACCCTGGCCAACGACTCCGTCGACGCCGTCCGCAAGGTGATCGAGCGAAACCAGGCACCACCCGGCGTGAAGGCCTACGTGACCGGGCCCGCGGCGCTGTCCGATGACATGCACATCATCGGTAACGCCAGCCTGGCCAAGATCACGCTGTTCACCCTGGGCGCCATCGCGATCATGTTGCTGCTGGTGTACCGCTCCATCGTCACCACACTGGTCCAGCTGTTCATGACCGGGATCGCGCTGGCATCGTCGCGCGGAGTCGTCGCGGTTCTCGGCTACCACAACGTCTTTGGGCTCACCACGTTCGCCGCCAACATCCTCACCATGCTGGCGATCGCGGCCGGAACCGACTACGGGATCTTCCTCATCGGCCGCTATCAAGAGGCGCTTCAAGCCGGCGAGGACCGAATAACCGCCTACTACACCACGTTTCGTGGGGTGGCTCCGGTCGTCTTGGGGTCGGGCCTGACCATCGCCGGGGCGACCTACTGCCTGAGCTTTGCGCGGCTGCCCTGGTTCAACACCATGGGCGCACCCGTGGCGATCGGCATGCTGGTCGTGGTGCTGGCCGGGCTCACGCTGGGTCCCGCGGTGGTCGTCGCGGGCAGCCGCTTCCATCTGTTCGAATCCAAACGGGCGGCGAAGAGGGGTCGGCTCTGGCGGCGGGTGGGCACCGCGGTAGTGCGTTGGCCCGCACCGATTCTGGCCGTCAGTGGCGCGATCGTCCTGGTCGGCATGGTCGCCCTGCCGGGCTTCAAGACGAGCTACAACGACCGCTACTACCTGCCGACCTCGGCCCCGTCCAACATCGGGCAAGCGGCCGCGGACCGGCACTTCTCTCAGGCCCGGATGAACCCCGACATGTTGATGGTCGAGGCCGACCACGACATGCGCAATACCGCCGACATGCTGGTGCTGGACAGGGTGGCCAAAAACGTCATGCGCACGGTCGGCATCGCCATGATCCAGGACATCACCAGGCCGCTGGGAATTCCGATCCAGCACAGCTCGATTCCGTTCCAGAACAGCATGCAAAGCCAAACGACCATGCAGAACATGGACTTTCTCAAGGAGCGCATGGCCGACATCCTCAGGATGGCCGACGAGCTGCAGGCCCAGATCGACTACACGGAACGCTTGTACGCAGTGACCAAAGATCTGTCCAGCGCCGCCGACGACAGCGCAAAGACCACCGCGGAAACCTCCGAGATCACCGACCAGTTGCGCAACCACATCGCGGATTTCGACGACTTCTGGCGGCCGATACGTAGTTACTTCTACTGGGAGAAGCACTGCTACGACATTCCCATCTGCTGGTCATTGCGGTCCCTGTTCGACTCGCTGGACGGATTCGACGAGCTCGCCCAGAAATTCCACGAGCTGACGGCCGACATCCAGCGCACCGCCGCGGCCACCCACGAGATGCTGGTGATCATCCCGACGATGATTCAGACGCTGAAGACCACAAAAGGGATCACGCTGACGCTGTACCAGACGTTCAGGGCGATGATCGACCAGATGGACGCCATGAGCAACACCGCGATCGTCATGGGGCAAAGCTTCGACACCTCCAAGAACGACGACTTCTTCTACCTGCCGCCGGAGGCCTTCGACAACCCGGACTTCCAGACGGGGCTTCGCATGTTCCTGTCGCCGGACGGCAAGTCGGCGCGCTTCTTCATCACCCACCAGGGCGATCCCATGACGCCGGAAGGGATCTCGCGTGTCGATTCGGAGCGCACCGCCGCGCAGGAGGGGCTGAAGCAATCCTCCCTCTCGGACGCCAAGGTGTATCTCGGCGGCACGGCCGCGACCTTCAAGGACATGGCCGACGGCGAAAAGTACGACCTCATGATCGCGGTGGTGTCGGCGCTCACGCTGATCTTCATGATCATGCTGTTGCTCACCCGGAGCGCGGTGGCCGCACTGGTCATCGTCGGCACCGCGGCCAGCTCGATCGCCGCGTCGTTCGGGCTGTCCGTGCTCATTTGGCAGGATCTGTTCGGCATCAAGATCCACTGGATCGTGGCGGCGCTGTCGGTGATCATCCTGCTGGCCGTCGGGTCCGACTACAACCTGCTGCTGGTCTCCCGGTTCAGGGAGGAGATCCATGGCGGGCTCAAGACGGGGATCATCCGCTC
The nucleotide sequence above comes from Mycobacterium malmoense. Encoded proteins:
- a CDS encoding AMP-binding protein, which translates into the protein MILGPQSSILSMLHGRASLRPNDLAFTFTNYEHDWEGVPERLTWSQLSRRTLSVARELSLHGSVGDRAVILAPQSLDYIAAFLGSMQAGLIAVPLPLPHRGSSHERVSAVVADTSPSVVLTTSAVAEDITDYVDHARLDAVPKIFEIDSMNLDVDDGTSVRTTDLPSTAYLQYSSGSTRLPTGVMLSHRNLQVNFEQLMRSFFAGSKVPSDASIVSWLPFYHDMGLVLGVCAPILSGHRAELTSPVSFLERPARWVRSLAENPHAWSSAPNFAFDLAARKTTDDDLAGLDLGGVLGIISGAERVEPATLRRFVDRFAHFNFRDHMMRPSYGLAEATVFVATGTWSESSPAAHFDVGELGAGRVRRCAPGTGTGLVKYRVPQSPTLRIVDGDTRRECAPHVVGEIWVHGENVAEGYWRKPPKEQRCFGATLVDPSPGTPDGPWLRTGDLGFIDEGELFIVGRIKDLLIIRGRNHYPEDIEATVQEITRGRVAAISVPVNSTEQLVTIIELKKRSHSDEDAMRWLSEVKSDVTSAISNAHGLNIGDLVLVPAGSIPTTTSGKIRRAACVEQYCEDRFTRLDAED
- a CDS encoding AAA family ATPase, with translation MNTANTLADLAPTERWCPPGFGENEAAREALGGRDACAGAALTAERQEVLDWAQARIDELIGLTEAKEHFRVWRTALESDGGAMISCAENHMVFLGAPGTAKKTFARIISEVLFGLGTLTRPHVTEVTAHDLIVEGDLLRSAAKMKDICGQARGGVLFLDEAHRLAPNTDNGPWGIEAIYALLTCMAAYRDDLVVILAGHPRPMQDFLTTHAGLAARFPTTITFASYTPDEIIALGRRIAGREQLVVHDTAWELLRVEAARLRSIPYDSATLRDVAGNARYAREVIEACQRVRARRLHRRAPHRRDLGQLLCTDPSVLHVNTTDMERAITASRPATALAAYRHLYPNTETHQHNTFPQTQPNHR
- a CDS encoding NAD(P)H-dependent amine dehydrogenase family protein, translated to MSTASTDRPLRVIQWTTGNIGRRSLHAIIGRPDMELVGVYAHGADKVGVDAAELSGWPEPTGVKATNDVEALVALGADACCYNPLWPNIDELVRLLESGVNVCSSAAWITGGKQTPQDRKRIEDACKRGNSTIFGSGAHPGMTNMVGMALSGSCERVDEIRITESVDCSTYESAETQTAMGFSQDPDTPGLAESVRRESEVFAESAAMMADAIGARLDKMTFDVTFTPATADSDLGFMKIPAGTIGGVYGYHRGWEGDRNVVSVGFNWTMGSHVVPPKPLEHGHVIQVFGLPNMRTVLHCLPPKDWTEPGFMGLGMIYTAMPVTNAVPAVVAAKPGIVTLADLPPVTGRVAR
- a CDS encoding MmpS family transport accessory protein, producing the protein MTRAVKRAWIPLLLLVVLAVSTLVVSRLHRIFGSQDLNANAGAGIEIVQFNPKVVVYEVSGPPGTTANINYWDENANTHQVNAAPLPWSTTISTTLPAVSANIMAQGDGNQISCKITVDGVVREQQNADGHNAQTFCLVKSA
- a CDS encoding RND family transporter → MSDLNSKGDSDIKGADDSEATGPIKVQSSGRPERGHWPLIPHMIRWFAVPIILAWVFITVLVNVIVPRLEVVSEEHSAPMTPLDAPSMKAMMLLGHNFHEFDSNSTVMIVLEGQQPLGDDAHHYYDNLIRQLRQDPKHIQHIQDFWGDRLTAAGAQSADGKGAYVMLNLAGNQGTTLANDSVDAVRKVIERNQAPPGVKAYVTGPAALSDDMHIIGNASLAKITLFTLGAIAIMLLLVYRSIVTTLVQLFMTGIALASSRGVVAVLGYHNVFGLTTFAANILTMLAIAAGTDYGIFLIGRYQEALQAGEDRITAYYTTFRGVAPVVLGSGLTIAGATYCLSFARLPWFNTMGAPVAIGMLVVVLAGLTLGPAVVVAGSRFHLFESKRAAKRGRLWRRVGTAVVRWPAPILAVSGAIVLVGMVALPGFKTSYNDRYYLPTSAPSNIGQAAADRHFSQARMNPDMLMVEADHDMRNTADMLVLDRVAKNVMRTVGIAMIQDITRPLGIPIQHSSIPFQNSMQSQTTMQNMDFLKERMADILRMADELQAQIDYTERLYAVTKDLSSAADDSAKTTAETSEITDQLRNHIADFDDFWRPIRSYFYWEKHCYDIPICWSLRSLFDSLDGFDELAQKFHELTADIQRTAAATHEMLVIIPTMIQTLKTTKGITLTLYQTFRAMIDQMDAMSNTAIVMGQSFDTSKNDDFFYLPPEAFDNPDFQTGLRMFLSPDGKSARFFITHQGDPMTPEGISRVDSERTAAQEGLKQSSLSDAKVYLGGTAATFKDMADGEKYDLMIAVVSALTLIFMIMLLLTRSAVAALVIVGTAASSIAASFGLSVLIWQDLFGIKIHWIVAALSVIILLAVGSDYNLLLVSRFREEIHGGLKTGIIRSMAGTGGVVTAAGLVFAFTMASMLGSDLRVLGQFGSTVCIGLLLDTLIVRTLLMPSIATLLGRWFWWPQVVHPRGDNARRPASRPSA